A segment of the Streptomyces sp. L2 genome:
TCGCGAACTCGACCATCTGCTCCACCGCCTTCGCGTCGAACACCATCCGGTGCTCGCCCTCCATGTCCAGGACGAAGCCGTAGCCCGTCGGCAGCAGGTCGATCACCTCGGCGCCGGTGATCACGAAGTACTTGGACTCCTTGCCCGCGTACCGGCGCAGTTCCTTGAGCGAGGTGAACATCGGGATCACCGGCTGCTGGGTGTTGTGCAGGGCGAGGAAGCCGGGGGTGTCGCCGCGCGGGCAGTACACCTTCGAGGTGGCGAAGATCTGCTGGAAGTCCTCGGCCGCCATCTGCCCGGTCGTGAAGGCCCGGACCGCGTCGGCGAGGGACGGCGGGGACGGCTCCGGGTACAGCGGGGCCTGCTGCTGCCCGTATCCGCCGGCCATCGGCTGCTGGGGGGCGGCGTACTGCTGCTGGGCACCCGCGTCCGTGGTCTGGCCGTATCCGTACATGCACGAAAGAGTACTCAGTCACAGATGACGGGTTCGGGGTTGCGTCTTATTACCGACGGGTAGCATCATCGTAGCTACTTGTTGGTACGCGAACCAGACGCGTCATCGAACAGAAACTCTCTCAACGGAGCCGTCACCATGGGGCACTACAAGTCCAACCTCCGCGACATCGAGTTCAACCTCTTCGAGGTGCTCGGCCGCGACCAGCTGTACGGCACGGGCCCGTTCGCGGAGATGGACACGGACACCGCGAGGAGCGTCCTGGACGAGCTGACCCGCCTGGCCGAGAACGAGCTGGCGGAGTCCTTCACCGACGCCGACCGCAACCCCCCGGTGTTCGCCCCCGAGACGAACACGGCCCCGGTCCCCGCGTCCTTCAAGAAGAGCTACCAGGCCTTCATGGACTCCGAGTACTGGCGTCTGGGCCTGCCCGAGGCCATCGGCGGCACGACGGCTCCCCCGTCCCTGATCTGGGCGTACGCGGAGCTGGTCCTCGGCGCCAACCCGGCCGTGTGGATGTACTCCTCCGGCCCGGCGTTCGCCGGCATCCTCTTCGACGAGGGCAACGAGGTCCAGAAGAAGATCGCGCAGATAGCCGTCGACAAGCAGTGGGGCTCCACCATGGTCCTCACCGAGCCGGACGCCGGCTCCGACGTCGGCGCCGGCCGCACCAAGGCGGTCCAGCAGGAGGACGGCTCCTGGCACATCGAGGGCGTGAAGCGCTTCATCACCTCCGGTGAGCACGACATGTCGGAGAACATCCTCCACTACGTCCTCGCCCGCCCCGAGGGCGCCGGCCCCGGTACCAAGGGCCTGTCCCTCTTCCTCGTCCCGAAGTACGAGTTCGACTTCGAGACCGGCGAGCTGGGCGAGCGCAACGGCGTGTACGCCACCAACGTCGAGCACAAGATGGGCCTCAAGGCCTCCAACACCTGCGAGATGACCTTCGGCGACCGCCACCCGGCCAAGGGCTGGCTGATCGGTGACAAGCACGAGGGCATCCGCCAGATGTTCCGCATCATCGAGTTCGCCCGCATGATGGTCGGCACGAAGGCGATCTCCACCCTCTCCACCGGCTACCTCAACGCCCTGGAGTACGCCAAGGAGCGCGTCCAGGGCACCGACCTGGCCGACTTCATGGACAAGGCCGCGCCCAAGGTCACCATCACCCACCACCCCGACGTGCGCCGCTCCCTGATGACGCAGAAGGCGTACGCCGAGGGCATGCGCGCCCTCGTCCTCTACACCGCCTCGGTCCAGGACGCGATCGCCGTCAAGGAGGCCGCGGGCGAGGACGCCAAGACCGAGCACGCGCTGAACGACCTGCTCCTGCCCATCGTCAAGGGCTACGGCTCCGAGAAGGGCTACGAGCAGCTCGCCCAGTCCCTGCAGACCTTCGGCGGCTCCGGCTTCCTCCAGGAGTACCCGATCGAGCAGTACATCCGGGACTCCAAGATCGACACCCTCTACGAGGGCACCACCGCGATCCAGGGCCAGGACTACTTCTTCCGGAAGATCGTCCGCAACCAGGGCGCGGCCCTGAACTCCCTCGCCGAGGACATCAAGAAGTTCCTCGCGCTCGGCAACGGCGGCGAGGAGCTGGCCGGCGCCCGCGAGCAGCTCGCCAAGGCGGCCGTCGAGCTGGAGGCCATCGTCGGCCTGATGCTGACCGACCTCGCGGCCACCGAGGACGACGTCAAGAACATCTACAAGGTCGGCCTGAACACCAGCCGCCTGCTGCTCGCCTCCGGTGACGTCATCGTCGGCTACCTGCTGCTCAAGGGTGCGGCGGTCGCCGCCGAGAAGCTGCCGACCGCGTCCGCGAAGGACAAGGCCTTCTACACCGGCAAGATCGCCGCGGCGAAGTTCTTCGCGGCCAACGTCCTGCCCGGCGTCACCCTGGCCCGCAAGGTCTCGGAGAACGTCGACCTGGACCTGATGGAGCTGGACGAGGCGGCCTTCTAGTCACCGCGCCCGTCCGGCCCTGTCGGCGCTATCGGACCTATCGGCGCTATCGGTCCTATCGGCGCTATCGGCGCTATCGGCGCTATCGGCGCTGCCGGCCGTTTCCGTCCGGCACGCCGGCCGCCCGATCCGCCGGGTCCGTCCGAGGGTCCGCTCCCGCACCGGGAGCGGGCCCTCGTCCGTCGTTAAGGTGAACCCATGAGTACAAGCCAGCGCTTCGACCGCGGCCACACCGACGACCTGATGTCCTTCCTCGCGGCCGCCCCGTCGCCGTACCACGCCGTGGCGGCCACCGCCGCGCGGCTGGAGAAGGCCGGCTTCCGCCAGGTCGAGGAGACGGACGCCTGGGACACGGCGGCATCGGCGGCCACCGCCGCGGTGAGCGGCGGCAAGTACGTGCTGCGCGGCGGCGCGATCATCGCCTGGTACGTCCCCGAGGGCGCCCAGCCGCACACGCCGTTCCACATCATCGGCGCCCACACCGACTCGCCCAGCCTGCGCGTCAAGCCGCAGCCGGACAGCCAGGCGCACGGCTTCCGGCAGGTCGCCGTCGAGATCTACGGCGGCCCGCTGATGAACTCCTGGCTCGACCGCGACCTGGGCCTGGCCGGCCGGCTCACCCTGCGCGACGGCTCCACCCGCCTGGTCAACGTGGACCGCCCGCTGCTGCGCGTGCCGCAGCTCGCCATCCACCTGGACCGCACGGTGTCCACGGACGGCCTCAAGCTGGACAAGCAGCGCCACCTGCAGCCCGTGTGGGGCCTCACGGACGACTTCGGCCACAGCGACCTGATCGCCTTCCTGGAGGAGGAGACCGGGCTGCCGTCCGGCTCGGTGGCCGGCTGGGACCTCATGCTGCACCCCGTGGAGGCACCGGCCTACCTCGGCCGGGACCGCGAACTCGTCGCCGGCCCGCGCATGGACAACCTGCTCTCCGTGCACGCGGGCGCCGCCGCCCTGGCCGCCGCGGCCACCTCCGGCGCGCCGCTCACCCGCATTCCCGTGCTCGCCGCCTTCGACCACGAGGAGAACGGCTCCCAGTCCGACACCGGCGCCGACGGCCCGCTGCTCGGCACCGTCCTGGAGCGCTCGGTGTTCGCGCGCGGCGGCAGCTACGAGGACCGCGCCCGCGCCTTCGCCGGCACCGTCTGCCTGTCCTCCGACACCGGCCACGCCGTCCACCCCAACTACGCGGAACGGCACGACCCGACCCACCACCCCCGCGTCAACGGCGGCCCCATCCTCAAGGTCAACGTCAACAACCGCTACGCCACGGACGGTTCCGGCCGCGCGGTCTTCGCCGCCGCCTGCGAGCGGGCCGGCGTGCCCTTCCAGTCCTTCGTCTCCAACAACTCCATGCCCTGCGGCACCACCATCGGCCCCATCACCGCGGCCCGGCACGGCATCAAGACCGTCGACATCGGAGTGGCGATCCTCTCGATGCACAGCGCCCGCGAACTCTGCGGCGCCGACGACCCGTTCCTGCTGGCGAACGCGCTGGTGGCGTTCCTGGAGGGCTAGTTCCCGCCCCCTGACGGGACCTCTCCGGCCTTCGGCAGGGCTACTCGGGGCGGCTGCGGGTACCCGCTCGGCACCGGAGATTCAAGGAACCGAAAGGGGAGGCGACGTCTCATGGGCCTCGGCGGATGCATCATCCTCATCGCCGTGGGAGCAATCCTCACGTTCGCGACCGACTGGCACATGAACGGGGTCAACCTCGATCTGGTCGGCGTCATCCTGATGGCCGTCGGGCTGATCGGCCTGGCGACGTTCAGCGGCATCGCGCGCCGCCGGCGGGTGGTGATGCCGCCGGCCCCGGTCGTCGAGGAGGAACCGCACCACCACCATCACCGGGCCGACGGCTACGGCGACAGCTACACCGACGGCTACGGGGTGTGAGGCGGGCCGAGGGCTGCCGTCTCCGAGCCGGGCCGACGGGTACGGCGCGAGCCCGGCCGACGGGTACGGCGCATGAGCCACGTCGGCGGGTACGGCGCGAGCCCGGCCGACGGGTACGGCGCATGAGCCACGTCGGCGGGTACGGCGCGAGCCCGGCCGACGGGTACGGCGCATGAGCCACGTCGGCGGGTACGGCGCGAGCCCGGCCGACGGGTACGGCGCATGAGCCACGTCGGCGGGTACGGCGCGAGCCCGGCCGACGGGTACGGCGCATGAGCCACGTCGGCGGCCGGCTCGTCCGAGTCCGGCCAGCGGTTTCGGCCGGGGGCAGAGCCGGGGGCTTCGGAGAGTGAGCCGGCCGACCGGCTACGGCGAGTGAGCCACGCCGGCCTACGGCGTGTGAGCCACGCCGTAGCCCCGGTCACCGGTCACCGGTCACCGGTCATCCTTCGTCGAGACCCGCCAGGACGAGCGGCAGCCGGTCCGCGCCGCCGTCGGTGAGGCGGACCGGAACTCCCCAGTCCTGCTGGTGGACATGGCAGGCGGGGTACTCTCCCCCAGTCTTCGACCGGGAGGTGCCCCCAGCGGGGTCGTCGTCGCAGGAGGCGGCCATCGCGGAGACGTGCAGGACGCCCTCCGTGACGGCCGGGTTCAGCTCCAGCTCGCGTGAGAGGTCCGCCGCGGCGCCCTCGCCCTTGAGGATCAGCTCGGGCGGGGTGGAGGAGACCAGCAGACGCGTCGAGGGGCCGTAGCGCGTGTCGAGCTTCTGGCCGGCCGGCGCCTGGAAGACGACGTCGAGGCGGAGGCGCCCCGGCGCGACCTCGGTCGGCGCGCGCTGGGTGCGGTGGGCCACCGCCTCCACCCGTACGGCCTCCTCGGGCAGCCGCAGCCGGGTCAGCCGGTGCCGGGCCGACTCCACGACCACGATGTCCTCGCCGGCCAGCACCGCGTCGCTCGGCTCGCGCAGATCGGTGGCGAGCGTGGTGACCTCGCCGGTCGCGGGCTCGTAGCGGCGCAGGGCGTGGTTGTAGGTGTCGCTGACCGCGACCGATCCGTCGGGCAGCGCGGTGACGCCCAACGGGTGCTGGAGCAGGGCCTGTCCGGCGGCGCCGTCCCGGTGACCGAAGTCGAACAGTCCGGTGCCGACGGCCGTGTGGACGTGCCCGTCGGCGTCGACCCAGCGCAGGGCGGAGGTCTCGGAGTCGGCGAGCCACAGCCGCTCGGGGGTCGCGGCGAGCCCCGAGGGCTGCGCGAACCAGGCCTCGGCGCCGGGCCCGTCGACCAGCCCCTCGTTCGTCGTCCCCGCCGCCACCGCCACGGTGCCGTCCGCCGGGTCGTACGCCCACAGCTGGTGCACGCCCGCCATGGCGATCCACACCCGCCCCCGCCACCAGGCAACATCCCACGGCGACGACAGCTTCACCTCCCGGGCGGGGCCCGAGGCCGCCTCGCCCTGCATCCACTGCTGCCCCGTCCCCGCGAGGGTCGTCACCTCGCCGGTGGCGGGGTCGAGGAGGCGCAGGGCGTGGTTGACGGTGTCGGCGACGACCACCGTGCCGTCGTCGAGCAGCGCGAGCCCCTGCGGCTCGTTGAACTCCGCGTGTTCCGGACCGCCGTCGGCGAACCCGCGCGCCCCGCTGCCGATCCGCCGTACGACCGTCTCGCCGTCCTCGGCCAGCTCCACCAGCTGGTGCCGGGTCGTGTCGCTGACCAGGAAGGTACCGCCTCGCAGGAGCAGCGCCTTGCCGGGGAAGCGCAGGCTCGTCGGCCGGGGCTCCGGCGGCACGTACGGCCCGTCGCCGCGGCGCAGGGTGCCCTTGGCGGCGTGCTCCGCCGCCAGCTCGGTGACCAGCCGCTCGATGGCGTGCACATGTCCCTCACCGGCGTGCTGCGCGACCACGTACCCCTCGGGGTCGATCACGACCAGCGTCGGCCAGGCCCGCACCGCGTACTGCTTCCAGGTCGCCAGCTCGGGGTCGTCCAGCACCGGGTGCTCCACCCCGTACCGCTCCACCGCGTCCAGCACGGCCTGATGCTCGGCCTCGTGCACGAACTTCGGCGAGTGCACCCCGACGACGACCACGGTGTCCCGGTGCCGCTCCTCCAGCTCCCGCAGCTCGTCCAGGACGTGCAGGCAGTTGATGCAGCAGAAGGTCCAGAAGTCGAGGATCAGAACGCGGCCCCGCAGGTCGGCGAGGGAGAGCTCCTTGCCGCCGGTGTTGATCCAGCCACCCTTGCCGATCAGCTCGGGGGCACGGACACGGGCACGCTTGCGGGGTGCGGGCGCGGGGGTGGGGGTGGGAGAAGCGGCGTTCATGCGTCCAGGGTGCCATCCCGGGCCCGCCGGGCCCCCGGCGCACTCCTCCGGGTGCGGGCGTGAGGATCGGGGCCCGCCGGGGAAGCGGTAACCGCATGAGATTCCTCGTACGCGACCGGATCCTCGGCATCGGTGACGACTGGTGGATCGAGGACGAGCACGGGCGGAAGGTGTACCTCGTCGACGGCAAGGCCATGCGCCTGCGCGACACCTTCGAGCTCAAGGACGCCCAGGGGCAGGTCCTGATCGACATCCACCAGAAGATGCTCGCCCTGCGGGACACGATGGTGATCGAACGGGGCGGTGAGGCCCTGGCCAAGATCAAGCGCAAGCGCCTGTCCCTGCTGCGCAACCACTACCGGGTGTCCCTGGTCGACGGCACCGAGCTGGACGTCAGCGGCAAGATCCTCGACCGTGAGTTCGCCGTCGAGTACGACGGCGAACTCCTCGCGGTGATCTCCCGCCGCTGGCTGACGATCCGGGACACCTACGGCGTCGACATCGTCCGGGACGACGCGGACCCGGCGCTGCTGATCGCGGTGGCGGTGTGCGTGATCCACCTGGCGGAGAAGGAAGGGGAGGAGGACCAGGACGACTGAGCCGTCGTCGCCCGGGTGTCACGCCCGGTGGGGTGGCGGGGCCAAGCCCAGTACGCGGTCCTTCAGGGCCGGGAACTGTTCGCGGGTGGCGGCCACCCTCGCGGTGTCGAGGTCGACCGTGAGGACCTCCTCGTCCGGGCCCGCCTCGGCGAGGACCTCACCCCAGGGGTCCACCACGATCGAGTGACCCGCCTGGGGAACTCCGGCGTGCGTCCCGGCCGTTCCACAGGCGAGCACGAACGCCTGGTTCTCCACGGCCCGCGCCCGGGCCAGCAGCGTCCAGTGCGCGCGCCGCCGTTCCGGCCAGCCCGCGGGGACGACGAGGGTCTCGGCGCCGGCGTCGACGAGGGAGCGGAAGAGTTCGGGGAAACGGAGGTCGTAACAGGTCGCCAGTCCGAGGGCGGTGTCTGGCAGACGCACCGTCACCAGGTCCTGCCCGGCGCCCATGAGCACGGCCTCGCCCTTGTCGAAGCCGAAGCGGTGGATCTTGCGGTAGGCCGCGGCCCGCTCGCCGGAAGGGGTGAAGACGAGCGAGGTGTTGTAGACCGTGCCGTCCGGGGCCCGCTCGGGCACGGACCCGGCGTGCAGCCAGACACCCGCGTCGGCCGCCGCCTTGGCCATCGCCTCGTGCGTCGGCCCCTCCAGCGGCTCGGCCTCCCGGCCGAACTCCTCGTAGGCGAAGGCGCCGGTCGTCCACAGTTCGGGCAGCACCACGAGGTCGGAGCCGGCCTGCTCCCGCACCAGCGCGGCCGCCCGCTGCCGTCGGGAGGCCACCGATTCGCCCTCGTCCACGGCGATCTGGATCAGCGAGGCGCGCACACTACCACCGTCCTGGCATTCGAGTAGTCCATACCGGCCTACGATCGTCACACGAAAGCACTGCCGGGGTGCCTCGGAGCAGCGTAACTTGGGGGTTCTCCCGCGCGGGCGGAGCCGAGCGTGGGAGAGCCGGGCGTGGGGGAGTTCCAGGACACCCTCCGCGTGCGGTCACCGCCCGCCGGCACTGCCGCCGCAACCTGCCCGTGTACCGACCGCCGAGGGGTCCCGTTCCGTGAGTCTGCATCCCACCCTCCAGCCCTACGCCGATGCCTGGACACACTCCATCGAAGCGATATCCGAGATGGTGCAGTCACTCGTCGAGGGCGAGTGGAACCGGCGGACCCCCTGCCCCGGCTGGTCCGTTCGGGACGTGGTCTCGCACGTCATCGGCCTGGACTGCGAGATGCTCGGCGACCCGCGGCCCATCCACACCCTGCCCCGTGACCTGTTCCACGTCACCAACGAGCACCAGCGGTACATGGAGATGCAGGTCGACGTCCGCCGCCACCACACGGCGCCGGAGATGACGTCCGAGCTGGAGTACACCATCATCCGGCGCAACCGCCAGCTGCGGAACGAGTCCCGCGAGCCCGGCACCAAGGTGCGCGGCGCGCTGGGCGCGGAGGTCACCCTGGAACACGCCATGCGGATGCGCGCGTTCGACGTGTGGGTGCACGAGCAGGACCTGCGCACCGCTCTCGGCCGCCCCGGCAACCTGGACTCACCGGGCGCGCACGTCGCCCGGGACCTGCTGCTGGAGGGGCTGCCGAAGGTCGTCGCCAAGGGCGCGGACGCCCCGCGCAGTTCGGCCGTCGTGTTCGACGTGCACGGGCCGATCGAGTTCCTGCGCACCATCCGCGTCGACATCCAGGGGCGCGGCACCCTGGAAACCGCCCCCGCCCTCGGCCCGGCGGCCACCCTCACCCTCGACTGGGAGACCTACGTCCGCCTCGCCTGCGGCCGCGTCACCCCGGACGCGGTCACCGACCGCGTCAAATCAGAGGGCGACCCCACGCTCACCACAGCCATCCTGAACAACTTCACGGTCACTCCGTAACCCCCCGCGACCACCAGGCCACGGTGGGGGCCCCGGCGGGAAGCCGCCGCATGCGTGCGTGCTCTGCCTCACCGGCGCCGGGAGCGATGCCGCGGGGTCGCGCTTCCTCGTCGGCGCGGGGTGCCCGATCCGGCGGAGGCCGGGAGCACTGCCCGGTCGGCGGGGTGGAGCGGACGCCCGGCTGCCACGCGGCGGTGGCGGATGCCCGGCTGCCACGCGACGGTGGCGGAGGACCGGCTGCCACGCGGCGGTGGCGGAGGACCGGCTGCCACGCGGCGGTGGCGGAGGACCGGCTGCCACGCGGCGATGGGGCGAAGGACCGACCGGCGCGACGGTGAGACGGAGGTCCGGCTGCCACGCGGCGGCGGAGGAGGACCGGCTGCCCCGCTGTGGCGGGGCGGATGCCCGGCTGCCACGCGGCGATGGGGCGGAGGCCCGGCTGCCACGCGGCGGGACGCCGAGGGCTTCGCCCCCCGGGGGAAAGCCGCCGGCGGCGAGGACCCCCGCGTGTTGCTCAGCCTGTCTGCCGACTGGAAACGGGTGGTGCGCGGGTGGGAGACCCCCTCGGTTCAAGCAGGCACGTGCACCGTCTCCACCCGGCTCGCCACCCACCGCTCCCGCTCCCGCCGAGCCGCCCGCCGCCGCAACCGCAGAATCTGGCTCACCCCCAGCGCCTGCAGCACGAACACCGCCGAGAACGCCACCCGGTAATCGTCCCCGGTCGCGTCCAACAGCACACCAATCGCGAACAACGTCGTCATCGAGGCGACGAACCCACCCATATTGGTGATCCCCGACGCCGTCCCCTGACGCTCCGCCGGATTCGCGGGCCGTGCGAAGTCGAACCCGATCATCGACGCCGGCCCACACGCCCCGAGAACCGTGCACAGCACCACCAGCAGCCACATCGGAGCATGCGCCCCGGGATACGCCAGCGTCCCGGCCCACACCCCCGCCGTCGCCGCCACCGTCCCCAGCGCCAGCGGCAGCCGCGCCGCCTGATGCCGGGCGACGACCTGCCCGTACACCAGCCCGACGACCATGTTGGACAGCACCACCAGCGTGAGCAGCTCACCGGCCGTGGCCCGGCTCAGCCCCTGCGCCTCGACCAGGAACGGCATGCCCCACAGCAGCAGGAACACCATCGCCGGGAACTGCGTCGTGAAGTGCACCCACAGACCCAGCCGGGTCCCCGGCTCCCGCCAGGACGCGGCGATCTGCCGGCGGACGTAGGCCGCGCCCTGGTGCGGGAACGGCTCGGGCTCATGGCCCTCGGGGTGGTCCTTCAGGAACAGCACGACGAGAACGAAGACGACGACCCCGGCCAGCGCGCTGCCCGCGAACGCCGCCGTCCAGCCGAGCCCGTGCAGCAGCCGGGCCAGGACGAGGGTGGAGACCAGATTGCCCGCCATGCCGATCAGCCCCGCGAGCTGCGCGACCAGCGGCCCGCGCCGGGCCGGGAACCAGCGCGTGCCGAGCCGCAGCACGCTGATGAAGGTCATCGCGTCGCCGCAGCCGAGCAGCGCCCGCGAGGCGAGAGCCGTGCCGTAGGAAGGGGAGAAGGCGAAGCCCAGCTGCCCGGCCGTGAACAGCACGGCGCCGATGCTGAGCACCCGCTTCGTGCCGAGCCGGTCGACCAGCAGGCCCACGGGTATCTGCATGCCCGCGTACACCAGCAGCTGGAGGATGGAGAACGTCGACAGCGCGGAGGCGTTGACATGGAAGCGGTCCGCCGCGTCCAGACCGGCCACCCCGAGGGACGTACGGAAGATGACGGCGACGAAGTAGACGGCGACCCCGAAGGTCCACATCACGACGGCGCGGCGGCCGCCCGGGGGATCACCCGGCAGAGTGGTGCCGTTCACCGGACCTCACCCCGCGCGAGGTGCGAGAACCAGCTCACGTGCCGGTGCACGACCCCCACGGCCGCCTCGGCGTCGCCGGAACGCAGCGCGTCCAGGATCTCCCCGTGCTCGGCGAGCGTCTTGGCGATCCGGTCGGGGTGGGAGTGCATGACGGCGACGCCCATCCTGAGCTGGCGGTCGCGCAGCTGGTCGTAGAGGCGGGAGAGGATCTCGTTGCCGCCGCTGCGGACGATCTCGGCGTGGAAACAGCGGTCGGTGACCGCCGCGGCGGCGAAGTCACCGGCGGCGGCCTGCGCCTTCTGCTTCTCCAGCAGCTCGGTGAGCCGCTCGACGAGCCCCGGCGGGGCGGGTACGGCCTTCCGCGCGGCATGCGCTTCGACCAGCAGCCGGGTCTCCACCACGTCGGCGATCTCCTGCGCGGAGACGGGCAGGACCAGCGCCCCCTTCTTCGGGTAGAGCTTGATCAGCCCCTCGACCTCGAGGCGGAGCAGCGCCTCGCGCACCGGCGTGCGGGACACGCCGACGGCCTCCGCCAGCTCGCCCTCGGTCAGGAGCGTCCCGCCCTCGTAGCGGCGGTCGAGAACGCCCTGCTTGACGTGGGTGTAGACGCGGTCTGCCGCGGGGGGCTGCTTGACGGCCGTATTCATGCCGACAGGATAGATACAACACGTACACATGCGGTGCCCCAGTCCACCATGCGGACATACGGCGACCCTCCCGGTCCGCGACCGGCTCGGCGAGGGGACCCGCACGGCACCGGTACGGCACCCGCACGGAACCCGTACGGAACCCCCCTCAGCGAGCGCACAACCTTTTGTGCTACTTACGTGTCACACAGGTGCGGCCCCACTCTCTTCAGACCTCAACTCGGCCGCACGCCAGGGGCATTCAAGATAATCGGGGTACATCACGTTGATTACCGGCATTAAGGGCACCCGCCTCCGCAGAGCCGCCGCCGTCGCCGTCACGTCCGGCGCGCTGGTCGCCACGGGAGCCCTCACCGCGGCGCCCGCACAGGCCGTCGCGGCGCCCTCGATCGTGGCCAAGGGCGGCTACATCATGAACAACGCGAACGCCAAGTCGCTGTTCAGCAAGGCGGCGGACACCAAGCGTTCGACGGGCTCCACCACCAAGATCATGACGGCCAAGGTGGTGCTCGCGCAGCCCCACCTGAACCTCGACTCCA
Coding sequences within it:
- a CDS encoding SseB family protein; translated protein: MYGYGQTTDAGAQQQYAAPQQPMAGGYGQQQAPLYPEPSPPSLADAVRAFTTGQMAAEDFQQIFATSKVYCPRGDTPGFLALHNTQQPVIPMFTSLKELRRYAGKESKYFVITGAEVIDLLPTGYGFVLDMEGEHRMVFDAKAVEQMVEFAMRRMYG
- a CDS encoding acyl-CoA dehydrogenase, which gives rise to MGHYKSNLRDIEFNLFEVLGRDQLYGTGPFAEMDTDTARSVLDELTRLAENELAESFTDADRNPPVFAPETNTAPVPASFKKSYQAFMDSEYWRLGLPEAIGGTTAPPSLIWAYAELVLGANPAVWMYSSGPAFAGILFDEGNEVQKKIAQIAVDKQWGSTMVLTEPDAGSDVGAGRTKAVQQEDGSWHIEGVKRFITSGEHDMSENILHYVLARPEGAGPGTKGLSLFLVPKYEFDFETGELGERNGVYATNVEHKMGLKASNTCEMTFGDRHPAKGWLIGDKHEGIRQMFRIIEFARMMVGTKAISTLSTGYLNALEYAKERVQGTDLADFMDKAAPKVTITHHPDVRRSLMTQKAYAEGMRALVLYTASVQDAIAVKEAAGEDAKTEHALNDLLLPIVKGYGSEKGYEQLAQSLQTFGGSGFLQEYPIEQYIRDSKIDTLYEGTTAIQGQDYFFRKIVRNQGAALNSLAEDIKKFLALGNGGEELAGAREQLAKAAVELEAIVGLMLTDLAATEDDVKNIYKVGLNTSRLLLASGDVIVGYLLLKGAAVAAEKLPTASAKDKAFYTGKIAAAKFFAANVLPGVTLARKVSENVDLDLMELDEAAF
- a CDS encoding M18 family aminopeptidase codes for the protein MSTSQRFDRGHTDDLMSFLAAAPSPYHAVAATAARLEKAGFRQVEETDAWDTAASAATAAVSGGKYVLRGGAIIAWYVPEGAQPHTPFHIIGAHTDSPSLRVKPQPDSQAHGFRQVAVEIYGGPLMNSWLDRDLGLAGRLTLRDGSTRLVNVDRPLLRVPQLAIHLDRTVSTDGLKLDKQRHLQPVWGLTDDFGHSDLIAFLEEETGLPSGSVAGWDLMLHPVEAPAYLGRDRELVAGPRMDNLLSVHAGAAALAAAATSGAPLTRIPVLAAFDHEENGSQSDTGADGPLLGTVLERSVFARGGSYEDRARAFAGTVCLSSDTGHAVHPNYAERHDPTHHPRVNGGPILKVNVNNRYATDGSGRAVFAAACERAGVPFQSFVSNNSMPCGTTIGPITAARHGIKTVDIGVAILSMHSARELCGADDPFLLANALVAFLEG
- a CDS encoding NHL domain-containing thioredoxin family protein → MNAASPTPTPAPAPRKRARVRAPELIGKGGWINTGGKELSLADLRGRVLILDFWTFCCINCLHVLDELRELEERHRDTVVVVGVHSPKFVHEAEHQAVLDAVERYGVEHPVLDDPELATWKQYAVRAWPTLVVIDPEGYVVAQHAGEGHVHAIERLVTELAAEHAAKGTLRRGDGPYVPPEPRPTSLRFPGKALLLRGGTFLVSDTTRHQLVELAEDGETVVRRIGSGARGFADGGPEHAEFNEPQGLALLDDGTVVVADTVNHALRLLDPATGEVTTLAGTGQQWMQGEAASGPAREVKLSSPWDVAWWRGRVWIAMAGVHQLWAYDPADGTVAVAAGTTNEGLVDGPGAEAWFAQPSGLAATPERLWLADSETSALRWVDADGHVHTAVGTGLFDFGHRDGAAGQALLQHPLGVTALPDGSVAVSDTYNHALRRYEPATGEVTTLATDLREPSDAVLAGEDIVVVESARHRLTRLRLPEEAVRVEAVAHRTQRAPTEVAPGRLRLDVVFQAPAGQKLDTRYGPSTRLLVSSTPPELILKGEGAAADLSRELELNPAVTEGVLHVSAMAASCDDDPAGGTSRSKTGGEYPACHVHQQDWGVPVRLTDGGADRLPLVLAGLDEG
- a CDS encoding LURP-one-related family protein, which translates into the protein MRFLVRDRILGIGDDWWIEDEHGRKVYLVDGKAMRLRDTFELKDAQGQVLIDIHQKMLALRDTMVIERGGEALAKIKRKRLSLLRNHYRVSLVDGTELDVSGKILDREFAVEYDGELLAVISRRWLTIRDTYGVDIVRDDADPALLIAVAVCVIHLAEKEGEEDQDD
- a CDS encoding carbon-nitrogen family hydrolase, with translation MRASLIQIAVDEGESVASRRQRAAALVREQAGSDLVVLPELWTTGAFAYEEFGREAEPLEGPTHEAMAKAAADAGVWLHAGSVPERAPDGTVYNTSLVFTPSGERAAAYRKIHRFGFDKGEAVLMGAGQDLVTVRLPDTALGLATCYDLRFPELFRSLVDAGAETLVVPAGWPERRRAHWTLLARARAVENQAFVLACGTAGTHAGVPQAGHSIVVDPWGEVLAEAGPDEEVLTVDLDTARVAATREQFPALKDRVLGLAPPPHRA
- a CDS encoding maleylpyruvate isomerase family mycothiol-dependent enzyme translates to MSLHPTLQPYADAWTHSIEAISEMVQSLVEGEWNRRTPCPGWSVRDVVSHVIGLDCEMLGDPRPIHTLPRDLFHVTNEHQRYMEMQVDVRRHHTAPEMTSELEYTIIRRNRQLRNESREPGTKVRGALGAEVTLEHAMRMRAFDVWVHEQDLRTALGRPGNLDSPGAHVARDLLLEGLPKVVAKGADAPRSSAVVFDVHGPIEFLRTIRVDIQGRGTLETAPALGPAATLTLDWETYVRLACGRVTPDAVTDRVKSEGDPTLTTAILNNFTVTP
- a CDS encoding MFS transporter, whose translation is MWTFGVAVYFVAVIFRTSLGVAGLDAADRFHVNASALSTFSILQLLVYAGMQIPVGLLVDRLGTKRVLSIGAVLFTAGQLGFAFSPSYGTALASRALLGCGDAMTFISVLRLGTRWFPARRGPLVAQLAGLIGMAGNLVSTLVLARLLHGLGWTAAFAGSALAGVVVFVLVVLFLKDHPEGHEPEPFPHQGAAYVRRQIAASWREPGTRLGLWVHFTTQFPAMVFLLLWGMPFLVEAQGLSRATAGELLTLVVLSNMVVGLVYGQVVARHQAARLPLALGTVAATAGVWAGTLAYPGAHAPMWLLVVLCTVLGACGPASMIGFDFARPANPAERQGTASGITNMGGFVASMTTLFAIGVLLDATGDDYRVAFSAVFVLQALGVSQILRLRRRAARRERERWVASRVETVHVPA
- a CDS encoding GntR family transcriptional regulator; protein product: MNTAVKQPPAADRVYTHVKQGVLDRRYEGGTLLTEGELAEAVGVSRTPVREALLRLEVEGLIKLYPKKGALVLPVSAQEIADVVETRLLVEAHAARKAVPAPPGLVERLTELLEKQKAQAAAGDFAAAAVTDRCFHAEIVRSGGNEILSRLYDQLRDRQLRMGVAVMHSHPDRIAKTLAEHGEILDALRSGDAEAAVGVVHRHVSWFSHLARGEVR